The genomic DNA CTGAGATGACTAGGAAGCTGGAGAAACAGGAGAAGAAATgcttaaagaaggaaaagaaacagctgGTTGCACTTGCCCTCACATCTTCAGAAAACAGCAGTAGTACTCCAGAGGAGTGTGAGGAGACGAGTgaaaaacccaaaaagaagaaaaagcagaagccCCAGGAGGTTCCTCATGAGAATGGAATGGAAGACCCATCTATCTCTTTCTCCAaacccaagaaaaagaaatctttttccaAGGAGGAGTTGATGAGTAGTGATCTTGAAGAGACCGCTGGCAGCACTAGTCTTCCCAAGAGGAAGAAGTCTTCACCCAAGGAGGAAACAGTTAATGACCCCGAAGAGGCAGGCCACAGAAGTGGCtccaagaaaaagaggaaattctcCATAGAGGAGCCAGTCAGCAGTGGGCCTGAAGAGGCAGCTGGCAAGAGCAGctccaagaagaagaaaaagttccATAAAGCATCCCAGGAAGATTAGAATGCAAACGGACATTCTCTGGGAGGTGGGGCATACGATAGCCCAAGGTGACATCTCCCAACCTGTGCCCTGTTCcccaataaaaacaaattcacacacacacacacacacacacaaagcaaaataaaaacagtaatgcCTTCTAGTTCATGTAACTTCAGTAAtctttggcaaataaaaatagttttaaagattattgataaaaacatttagtctaaattatgcaggtcagatattaggtttgctaaaggctttaaggtcataaactgctttgacttttgaaaactgTTCAATTTATTTTGAAGACATTAAATTCTAAATAAGGCATGGGGATGTATGGAATCAGCCATGCCCTCTAGCTATGcaaagaaggttataaagaaaagagattttatataaaaaaggatGTTGtgtggtaaattcttgtcctaaagtaaaaggactggttgtttaaaagagggATGTTTATGGCAAGTCATAAAGTCTAAACATGTTGTAcatggtctgtgtaagtcatgaaagaatttaagaaaagaaatttatgccAAAAATGTTGTACAATTTAAAGGTGATTAGGTCTCCTAAATGCTTCATAAAATGCTGCTATGACTCAACTGTACAGCTTGCCTGCTTTACAGCTAGGTAAGGTCTGGGACACATGGAGTTAGACACTGGAAAGAGTCAgactttatttgcatttctctctgggTCCTAGGCTCCACACCTAATATGTAATTAAAATCCCTTACTTACCAaggttttcaccaaaagtaaaagtcactaagagttaacattgtaacatgtaattgagactactgaaaAAATAAGTGTACATACAAGATGTGTAAgagaataaaatgtgtttttgcaaGAGATTATAAGAAAgtatgggaatgtaaatttttgcctaggTTAGAgagttaaaggattgttttaagttacATAAAGCTAAAGGTTTGAACAAGTTGTGaaaggtttataaaaattaattataagagATTTTATGtgtgaacatattggctaaagttaaactGGCATTATTTAGTTTTTTCCCCCATAAATTGGACATTGGAATAGAAGCACAACAGAGTTTGCTTAGAACATTGTTctgctctgagaaaaaaaatattgtaaagcattataaaatgtttatataaatcttaccttatggtcaaactaattaaaactgaatagatttataaaatgttattaaaactagctttaacattaaaaatacactaatggaaacataaaatttgattttctactttaaaaatgattttatggccggtcacggtggctcaagcctgtaatcccagcactttgggaggctgagatgggcggatcacgaggtcaggagatcgagaccatcctggctaacacggtgaaaccccgtctctaccaaaaaatacaaaaaactagccaggtgaggtggtgggcacctgtagtcccagctactcgggaagctgaggcagaagaatggtgtaaacccaggaggcagagcttgcagtaagctgagatccagccactgcactccagcctgggtgacagagcgagactccatctcaaaaaaaaaaaaaatgactttacgTAATATTAAAAGACAGTGAAAggtttttgtttaccttttaggtaaactacaaaaggaaaaagtgggggaaaggaaagaaaggagacagaatcAGTTGTCCTCATGCTATCTCCATCTTCATTGGGTCTTGTTGGGAAAGCTGAGTCTCTTCTTTATCAGAATAatgttttttcctcaaaaaaaaatttttttgagacagagtctcattgcagtgcagtgatgtggtcttggttcactccaacctccacctcccaggttcaagtgattctcctgcctcagcctgccgagtagctggggctacaggcacccaccaccatgcatggctaatttttgtatttttagtacaggcagagtttcaccatgttggccaggctggtcttgaactcctgacctcaaatgatccaaaGTGGTGGGCCTCCCCAAAGTGgcttgattacaggcatgagccacgatgcctggcctaaaaaaattTTGAGTTATCGTTTTGGCTAAATGAGTAACTTATGGTAACCTGAGATTCTATTTTGTAATATCCAATGTTTTAAACCTTTGGTATTTAACAAATCTTTCAAAATCAAACTCTAGATTATCATGCTAAATCAGCCaacattaaaattgtttaaatatacaatttgaatGAACTCCATGGTCTCAGTCAAATTATCTATGATAACCCATTAGTTATCAGTGCTATGCACCTAAATTGGAAAACAACTGGTATTCAAGAGGACATATGTCTAATGTTAAGCATGATCTCATGAAGAACCGGGACAGCTGCCTTGTCCTTCCTAAATCCTTAAAGCTTTTGCTGTTAAAGGTTCTTCATTCCATGACTGgtcatggaaaatataaaataatccaaattgAATATATTGATGTGGTGACTTATAAATTGCAGAAATAGTTTAAAACCAATGTTTGGTTCGGGAGGACAATTAAAGCCTCAGGTACATTTGGCTACCTGATGGGCCATTTAAGCATTTATAAAGGAATTTCattcaattgtcattttcaatgcatgttttctggtgTATAAAAGCTTTTCCGTGCAAGAGGGCTGATGTTATAGCAGTAGATTATTATGCTACAGTCTATTTTACCAGGTAAAGAAAGTTTTTTATGGGTCACTGAGGACAATCCCTTCAGTCTAGAACCCGAAGACTTGATCTtctgagaacatcagagaaagacCGTCCTTGCCATCCACACTACAGAAAAACTTTGGAGCCTGGAACCTTGGGTTTATAATCTCACAACTGAGAAGGGTCCCTCACACTCCTGGAACTGTACACCTCTTGGAACCCTTAAGGTAAAACTAATCAGGaaagtttctccccagaagaagATGGCATCCTTGATGTGAACAGCTTTTCTGAAAGATCACAGATCAAAACTTCTATTATCATGAGACTCTTATCTTTGAATATGTTTTCCTTGTTTATGCCTCTATgaacaatagaaatgaaaaggggGTCCATTATGTGCTCTTATAGGGTATGCTTTTCTTTGTGAAGGATTTTGCAGCCAGCCTTATACATGAATAACTTTAATAGACAAAAGATGAAGGCCTAGTGTAGGTGAGAAACTTTAGTGATACATACGTTGCCTCAAAATCAGTCAAAACTCCTCTTAACCCACATCATGGATTAAAGAGAACATTGACAGGAGGCCTTCACTCTTCTAGAAGGACATCATTTGTTCGGTCCTTTTTCCATGGCTTAGAATAAAAGAGGCAATAATTAGAAATGTCTCCCTCATAATAGGCTCTACAGCAAATTCTACTTTAAAGTCTGTTGTTatacaacagactttaaattctcttgtgaaagttatGCTAAATAATAGAATTGGTTAAACAGAAAAGTACCTGTGCAGCTGCTGACATTTGTGGCCTATGGAGAAATATATCAagtgtaaattataaaaattcagttgTAGGGGATTAACGAAAAAACCACTTAGTCAAGTGAGTAGACTCTAGCTAGTTCattctttaatctatttaattttaggtGGTTTGGTTTATGGGGACCCTGGGTAAGgagcatactccaaactcttggtattatcctcctCATAGTCATACTAACAGTCTCCCTGGTGTGCTGTATTCTCTTAaaggttttaaatgttttgcatgcagccatctctagaatgtcaaatggtctctcttcaactggaatgacaaaagctgaaagaaatgtgCAACCATGAGGATACCATAACGTATGAATGACACGCTGAGACTGGAAACCTAAAACgatggtaactgagagtggtgctaaggccctaagttttggtcgcactctcacctaagtgagaacctgACCAGAAAaggggaattttttaaaacaaaattatgggaggccattATTTTGGACTGAGCTCATGCACTAGGCCCTAACAAACCAAATGAAACTAAAATGGAGTCACTCGtgctaaatgtgacataatcaaactAAGGCTTTAAGAAAACACATAGATCCTAGAAAagatcaggttttgtttttctcctgtaaataGATGTTCCAACGTAAGGAGATACCCTCTGCTCAGTGCTTATTCTCTCCTTGCAAAACCCCCTGTTCTACTGTTTCCCAGTGGGTTTCAAAACAATCTTAATGTTGGCTGATTTAGCATGATAATCTAGAGCTTGATTTTGAAAGGTTTGTTAAATACCAAAGGTTTAAAGTACAGTTACAACAGTGATAGTAACATCAATGACTAAGGTTTTggtcaatctctcaaaattgagaaaatgaccaaaatgggagaattgttaaagcaaactaaatatggcctgagaaggactccgtaCTTCCCTATTTGAgaccttgtggatgaactgtaacttagcttaatagtcagacaaaattgaaaacctaacttaatagTATGCACCCATAACAATAGCCGAGTGTTGGTCAATCCCAACAGCCATACTTTAACCACTCATAGACTGTTGAGTGTTCAAACTgcgttcaaataaggcaaacacggAGCTATAACCAATctcactgtttctgtacctcacttccgattCCTGTATGTCACTTTAACTTTTTTGtgtataaatttgttctgaccaggAGGCAGTCCTGAAGTCTGTGAACCTGCtctgattctgggggctg from Papio anubis isolate 15944 chromosome 9, Panubis1.0, whole genome shotgun sequence includes the following:
- the LOC108580992 gene encoding nucleolar protein 56-like encodes the protein MKEEMVQAEEAAAEMTRKLEKQEKKCLKKEKKQLVALALTSSENSSSTPEECEETSEKPKKKKKQKPQEVPHENGMEDPSISFSKPKKKKSFSKEELMSSDLEETAGSTSLPKRKKSSPKEETVNDPEEAGHRSGSKKKRKFSIEEPVSSGPEEAAGKSSSKKKKKFHKASQED